TCTAATTTAATATTATTTAAATTAATATCTTCAAATAATTCAAGTATTCCAATAGTTTCAACATCTTCAGGAGTTCCTTCACTAGTTAAATTTATTCCTAAATGGATTTTCATAGAACTTTGAGATATTGTAGCTATTGAAACTGTAAGTTTTTTATAAATAGTTTTGGATAATCTATTTGAAGATTTACTTTTGGATTTGGATTTGGGTTTAGCTTTAGAAACAATATAAATATCATCTCCTTTACGAATAGATTCAATTCCCATTTTAGACAACATATCCTTTAATATAACAACCAATAATCTTTGACGCATATAAGCAATCCTTAAATTAGCAGGTTGCTCGTCAAAGTGTTCTACAATAATATTAATAATTTTATCTGACTTTATTTCTAAACCAACATCTTCAAAGTCCTTTAAATTATCAGGAGTGATATTCATAGAGCCAATCCAAGTTATTATGCTCGAACCTTTTATTCCAAATGATTTAAAAGCCCAAGAAGCTTCTATTTGACTCCCATCATATTCAATACTTTCTTCAAGATGTTTATGAGTAATTAACATGTAAATTCCACATATATCCTAATTAGAATTTCTATAACTAAAATTTTCATTATTTTCTTAATAAAAGTTTTAAATTCTTATAATTTTTTAATCCTATTTTTTAATAATTCTATAACTTTTTAATAAGATTATCTATTAACTTTTTAATAAGATTAGTAATTTTAATAAAGTATGAAATAGTATATGAATTTAGCTATTATTATAATTATACTATTAAATTATAATATAAAAAAATAATTATAATATAATTATATTATTAAAATAATTATTAAAATAAAAAAAATTATTATCAAAATATAAAAATTCTAAAATATAAAAATTCTAAGATATAAAAATCCTAATATAATTATATTTATACTCAGTATAATTATTTATTATTATAATAAATATTATTCTTATAATCTATTCCTTATAGTCGCTATTTAATAAATTAGCAAACTTAAAGGGGATAGTAAATTTTAAAAAAGGGGCAATATTCATGAAAGTTAGAACTAGAGATTTCATTTATACTAAAGATGATCTTTTCTTTGCATCTACAAATTATATTCATCCAGAGGATAGATTTATTTCATTTTTAAGATATATCCCTGATGAAAATGGAGATCGTGAAAAGGATGGAAAAAAATATTCAAAAGTCACATCAGAAGAAGCTTATGATTATTTAAGAAAATATCATCCGGAATATTTGTATTTTTGTGATATTAGTCAAGTGGAAATGATGGGTGTTCCAAAAAACAAAGTGCAAGAAATTATAAAACCTGAAGAAAGATTAAATGAAATAATGAATGATGAAAAAGAAAAACCTTCAAATAATCAGCTAATAAATAAATTATTAAAGATAGCTGACTTTTTTCATTATAAGGCAGAAATAGATTATAAAAATCTTGGAATATCTGGTTCTATTCTTCCAAAACTTCAAAAAGATACTGTTTCAGACATCGATTTTGTGGTTTATGGTCTTGAAAACCACAGAAAAGCTATGGAAACATTTAAAAAATTTAAAGGTAAAGAAGTTGAAATTAATAAAATTGGAGTAGATGATGGAAAAAAAAGAATCAAAACAAATAAAAAAAACGAAATAAAGAAAATAACTCTTAATCCTATAAAAGATGAATATTGGGAAAAAGTTTACAATAAAAGAATGAAAGATTCTAGTTTAACAAAAGAAGAATTTTGTTGGTATGAGGATCGTAAAAATAACAGAGGGATAATCGAAGGTACATTATTTGATATTTTAGCTACTCGTAATTGGGACGAAATAGAAGGTAAATGGGGAGACACCCGATATGAACCAATTGGAATAGCTAAAGTAGAAACTGTTGTTGAAGATGCAATTGCATCATTTGATAATCCTGCTACATACAAAGTTAAAGATTTAAAAGTATTAGAAGTTGATGATGGAAATGAAAAATTAATTAATAAAGTTAATGAGATTTCTTCATTTACTCATACATATGCGGGGCAAGCTATTGAAAATGAAAGGATAATAGCAAAAGGAAAGGTTGAACGTGTTTTAAAAGGAAAAGGTCAAAATAAAGAAGAAAGTTATAGATTAATTGTTGGAACCACAAGAGAATCTATAAATGAATACATAAAATTGAAAAATATACCTTAAAAGAAGATTCCTTGAAAGTATTCCTTAAAAATATTCCTTAAAAAATTAAAAAGAATATTGTTAAAAAAGATAAGTATTTAAAGTGATAAGTATTTTAAATAGCTAAGTATTAAAGTGATAAGTGTTTTAACAAAATCATTTAAGAAGAACATACTCAAAATCATAATTATAAATAATAAAGAATTAAATATAGAATTATTAAGAAATAAATATAGAATTATAAATAATAATTAAATATTAAAATTAAAATTTATAAAAATTTAAAATTAATAATTTATAAGAATTTAATATTTATAAAAATCTAATAATTTAAGAAGAAATTAGAAAATTAAAGATAATCAATATCAAATACAATATCAAATACTAAATATCAAATATTATACTTGAGGAGATCTAATGAGTAAAAGTGAAATAAACATAGGGCTTATTGGTTTTGGTACAATAGGTGCTGGAGTAGTAGAAATATTCAATAAAAATCAGGATATTCTTTCTAAAAAATGTGGAAAACCAGTGCATCTTAGAAAAGTTGCAGATTTAGATATTACAACTGATAGAGGAGTTAAAATAGATGAAAGTATTTTAACCACTGATGTTAATGATGTTTTGGAAAATGATGATATTGATATTGTTATTGAACTTGTTGGAGGGTATGAACCCGCTAAAACATTTGTTTTAAAAGCTATGGAAAATGGAAAACATGTTGTTTCTGCAAATAAAGCACTTATAGCTAAGCATTGGGAAGAACTAATAAGTACTGCTGATGAAAATAATGTGCGGTTCTCATTTGAAGCTAGTGTTGGAGGAGGAATACCAGTTCTTCAACCTTTGAATGAATGTTTATCTGCAAACCGTTTTGAAGCTATTTATGGAATTATGAATGGTACAGCTAACTACATTCTAACAAAAATGAGTGAAGAAGGATTAAAATTTGAAGATGTTTTGAAAGAAGCTCAAGACAAAGGTTATGCTGAGGCTGACCCTACATTCGATATAGAAGGTCATGATACTGCTCAAAAATTGATTGTGCTTACAAAACTTGGTTTTGGAGAGTATGTTCCTCAAGAAAAATTCCATGTTGAAGGAATTACAAAAATAACTCCTGAAGATATAGAATTTGCTAAAAATGAATTAGATTATGTGATAAAGTTATTAGGAATAGCTAAGCAAACTAATGATGGACTAGAAATTAGAGTTCATCCTACTTTTATTAAAAAAGATCATCTACTAGCATCAGTTAATGATGTTTTTAATGCAATATATTTAATAGGTGATTTCGTAGGGCCTGTTATGTTATATGGTCAAGGAGCTGGAAGGATGGCAACAGCAAGTGCTGTTGTTGGTGATTGTCTTGACATTATATTTAATGAAAGTAAAAGAATTAGCTATGGTCCAGTAGAATCTCAAGTTAAATCAATGAAAAATATAGATGATGTTGTATCAAAATATTATAT
The sequence above is a segment of the Methanobrevibacter arboriphilus JCM 13429 = DSM 1125 genome. Coding sequences within it:
- a CDS encoding DUF366 family protein; this encodes MLITHKHLEESIEYDGSQIEASWAFKSFGIKGSSIITWIGSMNITPDNLKDFEDVGLEIKSDKIINIIVEHFDEQPANLRIAYMRQRLLVVILKDMLSKMGIESIRKGDDIYIVSKAKPKSKSKSKSSNRLSKTIYKKLTVSIATISQSSMKIHLGINLTSEGTPEDVETIGILELFEDINLNNIKLDNTNINKTNLNYISLDNANMNDINLIDFINNIVKNYMDELNDIELDISKTNLL
- a CDS encoding DNA polymerase subunit beta, with amino-acid sequence MKVRTRDFIYTKDDLFFASTNYIHPEDRFISFLRYIPDENGDREKDGKKYSKVTSEEAYDYLRKYHPEYLYFCDISQVEMMGVPKNKVQEIIKPEERLNEIMNDEKEKPSNNQLINKLLKIADFFHYKAEIDYKNLGISGSILPKLQKDTVSDIDFVVYGLENHRKAMETFKKFKGKEVEINKIGVDDGKKRIKTNKKNEIKKITLNPIKDEYWEKVYNKRMKDSSLTKEEFCWYEDRKNNRGIIEGTLFDILATRNWDEIEGKWGDTRYEPIGIAKVETVVEDAIASFDNPATYKVKDLKVLEVDDGNEKLINKVNEISSFTHTYAGQAIENERIIAKGKVERVLKGKGQNKEESYRLIVGTTRESINEYIKLKNIP
- a CDS encoding homoserine dehydrogenase, producing the protein MSKSEINIGLIGFGTIGAGVVEIFNKNQDILSKKCGKPVHLRKVADLDITTDRGVKIDESILTTDVNDVLENDDIDIVIELVGGYEPAKTFVLKAMENGKHVVSANKALIAKHWEELISTADENNVRFSFEASVGGGIPVLQPLNECLSANRFEAIYGIMNGTANYILTKMSEEGLKFEDVLKEAQDKGYAEADPTFDIEGHDTAQKLIVLTKLGFGEYVPQEKFHVEGITKITPEDIEFAKNELDYVIKLLGIAKQTNDGLEIRVHPTFIKKDHLLASVNDVFNAIYLIGDFVGPVMLYGQGAGRMATASAVVGDCLDIIFNESKRISYGPVESQVKSMKNIDDVVSKYYISLTTVDEPGVLQTITGTLNKNGISIESITQKTNIDSESVPIIIVTHETEEKNIQQAIQKINELKEVEGESKLIRILE